agctgtgagatcatgacctgagccgaagttggacgtccaaccgactgagccacccaggcgccccttaaggggACTGTGAGGGTCACATGTTTTCCATGTGAAAAACGCCTGGCTTTGAGACTCTGTCACGCTTCAGAGGCATTGCTGGCATCAGCTCTGTACGTAGGGCTCAGCCAGCCCTGTCCCCATCTCCTCACCGAGGGCAGGCCCGTGTGGTCCTGGATACCCTCTGTGTGGGGTGATGGCAATGGGGGGGATCTCGTGGGCTCAGTGCTGCCTCTTCCCTCCCTATCTTGAAGACTTGGCTGGGAAAActggtatttttttcaatttctttcctccAAACACATTGTAAGCATTATCctgtgatcatttaaaaatgactcaagctgaaggggcgcctgggtggctcggtcggttaagcatccgactcttgattttggctcaggtcatgatcccagggttgtgggactgagccccgtgtcgggctctgtgctgacagtgtggagcctgcttgggattctcttcccatcccctctctggccctctcctgctctcgagttctctctctcaaaataaataaataagcattaaaaaaaaaatcacccaagcTAAGACAGTCTACAAAGGTCTACAGACAGTGTGGACAGGCCCTGCGGACAACCCTGGCAGGCAGACAGGGGTGATGTCCCTGACACTGTCCAACGGAGCTCTGCTCAGGGGACCTGGGGGCCGAGCGGACGGGTTCTTAGTTTTCCAACCCAAATTTGCAGGCAGGACGCCAGTCACTCtagcagccccccgcccccgaacCGGGCAGAGGATCTGCTGTGGGGATTTTGCTGCACGTCCCTTAGAGACCAAGCAGTCAGAGCTCAGCTCTGGGCTGTCTCCGCCTGCCTGGCTCACCCATCGTCCCTGCCCGAGAGATCTCCATCACGAGCCGCAGAAAGGTGATTCCAGCAGAGAGCGTAGCTGCGGGctcccgcctctctctgccccttcaggccactctgaagcaggctcaggagCCGGAACCTCTCAGCAGGCAGGATCCACCCCATCCTGCCCCATCAAGGCTCCATTCAGCCTGTGTCTCTGTCATACACGGGGACAATGCAGCTGAGATCAAAAGGACAGGGCACCCTCCACCTCCAAATGCGCCTTTCCCCTCAAAAAGTGTCCTTCAAATCCTGCAAGACTGAAGTGTAGCCCTCGATCTTGTCGACGTGGAGCTCAAAACCCCACTCTTGGGCCGGAAGGCCTCTGGCAGCGCAGAGCCACTTGCCGAGCCGGGAGGGACCCTTGCGGGGAAGGAAGAGCCAGGCCCGGAGCAACATTCTCTGGAGACAGATGTGCACAGACTCACTTGAAGTCAAGGGCGGAGACACCAGTCTGGCGGGGGCAGTGCCACGAGTGAGACTGGACTGGACCCGTGAGCAGCTGGGGTTAACCCTGTTGCCTGGGGCACAAGGAACAAAGCCTCTGGCTAGTGCTGCAGTGGGGGGCCCCTGACCACCCCCCCCTTCTTCGACATAACAGAGGGCGCATGTAGTGACCTCATCTCAGCCCCGTTCATACAGCTAAACGTGCAGTCCCAGGACTGGAGTAAGTCAAGGTATGGACGTACCAAGTGGGTATAAACGTAAGACACGGAGGTGCACAGCAGACTGTGAGAAGTACACAGATGTGCAgaccttttaagttttttttttttttttttgagagaatgagcacaagtggggggtgggggaggggcagaaagaaagggagacagaatcccaagcagactccactatcagctcagagcccgatgtggggctcgatcccacaaaaccgtaagtgagatcatgacctgagccgaagcaagagggggacgcttaaccaaccgagccccccaggtgcccccgcacAGTTTTTAGAAACGGAAGTGCAAACACACAACAACCCACAGAGAACAGTTTCCACGCACAACCACGTGTTGGAGCTCGACAGGGACTCACCTTCTTGCTCCTGCTCACCTGTGTGAGGCCGAAAAGCTCAAACAAGCAGGCAGAAGCTCATCTCTTGGGCTCAGACTTCAGCCACGCCCCTAGGCGGCTGTGGAACCCCTGGCTGTCCCTCCCAGCTGGCGCCAACCTGCACCCACAACCATCTTCCTGCGGCTGCCCCAGTCGCGGTCCATCACAGGGAGGAAGGACACAGAGCTGGTCACATCGCAGGCAGCAGGGACCAAAATGAGTGTGGGAAGGACAGGTGGGATCGAGCACACGTGGCACCGATGAGAAACCAAAGCGAGGCTGCTCGTTACCAGAAGACCCCAAGGGGTCCCAAGTCGGCCGTGCATTCCaaagaggcagaaggaggagCAAATAAATTCTCACTATACTGTTTTTTCAGTTAATAAAAGTACCACAGGCTCAGAGTTTTTAAATGAGCGGGTACTCCAGGGTACAAACAGAAGCCCTCCCCATCGCTCCAGGGATAACCGCTTACcgtctcattcctgacacagacGGGGATGTGGTGCGagctgcccagcccccacccggGACCCCCTGCCCCACAGACGCCAGAGCCTCACGCCAGGCTCAGCAGGTCGCGCGGCTGTTGGCGCTCAGGTGACTTCACCTACTGTGTGATTAGCAACACCTGAGATGAAGGCCTGAGCACGTACAACGTGACCCGGGCCACAGGATTCCCAGAGGTGGGAGTGCGGGGCCCGGGTCCTCATTCTGTCCATTTCTGAGCTACCGCTTATCCCTCAGAAGATGCAGAGAGATTTTAAGGGTGAGCAGTTTGACGAGCTTGGACAAACGTACGTACCTGTGCCACCAGCACCCCAACCGAGGTGCAGAGGTGCACTTTTTATGAAGTCAGTTTTGGGCACATGTGATGCATGTTGTACGGTGAGGCTCCCAAGGAGCTCCGCCTACGCCCCCAACACGCGCCCAGGCCTCTGCCAGGAGCAAGACAAGCACTGAAAATGGGGAGCAGGTGTCTGTCAAACGGTCTCTGGCCCAAATGCCCCCCAAGCTGGGCGGTGACAGGTGGCATGCTGGTACCCTCACCAGCATTCGTGTAATGGCAAATGTGAGCCCGAGACCATTTTTCACAGGAAACCCCTTTTCACGGGAATGAATTGAACCCTCTCTATCCAGACCGGCGCCTGGCCGTGCTCTCCCCAGTGCTAATCCAGGTGACCCCAAACCCTCAACTGAACAGAATGTTCGCTGCTCCTGGCCCCCAGTCCCCTCCCTGGGACTCCAGGGGACCCCAACGGGAGGCACCGGCCTCCCAGGGCCACCTCAGCACCCAGCAACAGCAAACACGGGCCACAGTCCAGTGGTCCAGGACAGGAAGGTACTCATGGCAAGAGCCACGAGACAGTACCGCTGTGGGGCAGGTGACAACACACAGGGGCTGGCCAGGGGCTTCTGTGTTCTGGACCTTACGGGACCCGCAAGGCCTCTCGGACCTTAACCGAGGGTAGGAGAGTGACAGGAGAGAGGAAACTCCACTAGCGGTATCATCAGCCGCAAAGTCAGGTAGCGCTGACCACGCAGACCCCACCGTCCTCACTGCCACCACCAGACGGGACAGAAGCACGACAGGCAGAAGCACCCCAGACTCGGCGCCCGCTGCCGGCCACCCAGCCCCGAAACGACCAGCACCCCCAGGGCTAGCAAAGCAACAGCAACAGCTGATACACAACCGGCTGGGCTGGATGCTTTGGAGAGAACGTGGACGTGGTAACAGGATGTGCTTCCTCAGAACGTACAGTCTGGCGAACGTGCAGGCCTGGCTGCTGCTTTGGTCCTCAAGTGTCTACACAGAAGTGGGTGTCTGTGGTCCGTCCCACGTTCACACTCACAGCAGGCAGGGCAGCCGAGGCCTCTCGGGTCTTTTCTCAGCATCTCCCAGGGGGCCTTTATTATCTATCACACCCAACGTAACTCCTGCCATCTCTTCGTTTTCCGTTTTATTACAAAAGTAGTATGCGTTTATTGTAGCAAAGTTAGGAAATggtaaaatgcaaaagaaacacGTCGGAACTCATCAGTGACCCATGGTCCACTGACAACGAACACTAGCGGTCAGAAGACAGCCTTCTCGTCTCCTATGTATGAAACCACACGTGCCGTCCCGCCTTGAAGCAAAAGCGGCCCGTGGACCACACGTGCGTGCCTGAACTCTCCCTGTGCTCACTCAAGCTGACAGGCCCCAAAGCTGCGACCCACACCCGGAGGTCCCTCTGTCTTTCCTTGCTTAGGCTCAGTTTAGGACCTGCCGGGTGCACACCACCTCTGCAGGGCCCCCCCAGGCATCGGGCACGCACTGGGGGTAGCCCGTGCGTGGGTCACATCACCAAGCGGGCCGCTCCAGGGGCAGAGCTCCCGGGACAGGAGCTCCCAAGCCCAGCCTGGGGGTCCTCCACCCCAACCTCAGCAGAAAGCAGATGGGGGCCCCGTTTGGGGTCTTCCTCCCGATCACCATGCCAGAGAGGCTCCCCCACTCAGGAGGCCCTGGAGGAAAGGCTGGGGCTGGGTGTTCCTGTCGACATCTACTCAGACTCCATCCGACTCTGTCACAGAAGACATCTCCCTCTGGTTTCCCAGGTCCCATGGACCAGAAAGAGTAGCACGGGAGTGGCTGGGCATTCGTCCCTGCTCACGAAGCAAAACAAATGCCCAGGGGACTCCCCTCAAGCCCGAGCCAGAGTGGGGGGCTGGTGACAGGCAGCGCTTGCTCCTGCTGAGTGCAGACCCACCTGTGGCCCGTGCCCCACGGCCAGAGGCCCGGCCACGTGCCCAAGCGCCAGGTCCCTGCATGAGTGGGTGGTGCTCCTGACGGGGGACCCTGCCTGGGGTGCAGGGCAGCTGACTCCAGGGGTCTCCTCCGCAGGGGGGGTCACAGCCTGCCCTGAATCAAAGCTGACAAACCCCACCCGGCAGTGAGAGTCCACAGCTCTGTTGGTGTGGCTACTTTCCCTTCGCCTAGCCTTGAACCACACAGACCCAGTCGGCGCGTAAGCACGCTGGGGGAACCTGTGGGCGCAGACAGAAACGggcaggcgcccctgcccctaAGGGCCTGCAGCAGCCCCCTCCGCGGTGGCTCCGATGCCCAGTCCCTGAAGCCCTCAACAGTGATCCCGGCCAGCCTGCCCGGGCAGCCCCCTCTTCCCGGTGAACCGGTGACTGAGCGGCTCCCCAAGGCTCCCACCACACCCCCCGCAGAGCTCGGGACGCCGACTGGCGCCACGGAGCTCTGACGGCCAAGGCTGCGTCACTCAGAGGACATCCTCGCTTGAACTCCTAGCGGAAGCCGGGTGTTCCAACACCAAGACTTGCTTAGGAAGAGTGACGCACGGGGGGTGTGACAACACAGCAGCCGGGGAGGTCGTCCTGGAGAACGGCACCCGCGCTGATGCTGGGCTTACCTGCGCGCCCCTGGAGTAGGACCTGaagatggtgcagaacctgcccTGGCCCGACGTGTCCCTGCAACACAGGGGACGGGGGACGCAGCACGCACAGCGTGAATCCTGGGAGgcgcgcgccccccgccccccccccccccccccagcgtgCCCTGGCTGACCCCCACGGGCCTCTGTTCCCTGGAACCCTGCCCCGCTGGGCTGGAGAACCCCACCCCCGTGGGATTTTACGCCTCCACACTGAGGTTCTGGAAAATGCTCCTTAACGTGTAGCCCAGTAAAGGGCAAGGGGAGAGGGGCCATGGCCACTGTGGGAATGAGTCTCTACGGGAAAAGGAGCTGGGCTCGGACTTTTGGGTTCTGCTCCACGGGGCGAAGTCCATTCCATGCTGACATAGGGTCTGTGCAAATGGCTATGCACGTGAATGTAAACCGGGATGCCCCCCCGGTCTCTTTAAGGGTTTCCGACTCACTTCAGGCACTGTGCAATGACACTGAGGTgccacagcccctgcccccaggcaCCTTGCCTGGCATGGCCTGACTCACCAGAGTTCCAGCTTGACCCGCCGTCCATCCAGCAGGATAGTGGTCGTCTTATAGTCGATGCCTGCAAGGAAGCAGAGGGCAGCTGTAGGCGACGCCTGGGAACGGGCCCGCCGGGGCCGAGAGGTGTGCCACCCCACCTGAGCCTTCCTGTGGCTCCAGCCCAGCAACCTGAGCTGGCCACCCCCGTGTTGCCCCAAGAGCCCCggctgcagggagggaggctgcAGGAGGATGGCTCATCTCCATGCTGACCTCCTTCCTGTAGGTCCTGTCGTCGACCTCCCGAAGGCTCGGTGTGCTTCTGGGTCCTTGGGCTCAACACAGTCCCCAGGTACTGGCAACTGGAGCGTGGTGGGAGCATTATTAAGGGTAAAGTAATTCCTAAAATGCCATTTCCCTGGAGAGCCTTCCGAAAGACCTATGCTTGCCatatctttagtttttattttttcacgcTTTCATGTAAAGAGAAGTCGGCAGGAGCAGGGACACTTAGCTTACGTGTAACATCTTCTAGTGCTTTGTGGGCCATCTGGAAACTGCACGAGCTCTGTCTTCCCTCCACCTCTTTAACCCTTAAATATCTCACAGGTTTCTTGTCTTTTCATAACACTTCCTCCAAGAGGGCTTGCaaatgggcattttttttttttaatttttttttcaacgttttttatttatttttgggacagagagagacagagcatgaacgggggagggtcagagagagggagacacagaatcggaaacaggctccaggctccgagccatcagcccagagcctgacgcggggctcgaactcacggaccgcgagatggtgacctggctgaagtcggacgcttaaccgactgcgccacccaggcgccccgcaaatggGCATTTTTAATGCAGGTGCTGTTCTCACACTGTGCATATGGCACACCCACTCCGGCACCAGTGCCTCTACCCTCGCTGTGCCTCTGCCTGGCGAACTCCCAAGTGTGCCCCTAAACCCGGCTCCCACGCGTCAAAAGACATTCGACGGAATGAAGATGGaatccacaaaatgggagaaaatattcgcACGTCACGTATCTGATGAGGGGCTGATATCCAGAATAGAGAAGGAAACACGACAacgaaaaaaacaacaaaaaatccaattaagaaatggtcCAAAGACTCgggtagacatttctccaaagaagatacagaaatgaccaataagcacacgGAAACAGCACCCATCAtcaggaaaaatgcaaatcaaaccacaacgAGATGTCACCGCGCACCATTCAGACAgttatagaaaaacaaatgaacaaacagaaaataacaggcgctggtaaggatgtggagaaactgtaCCGTCGTGCACGGCCGGGAGGAACAGAAAAGGGTGCAGACACACGGAAAACACTCAGGTgatgcctcaaaaaattaaacaccatTACTTTATGAtgcagaaattccacttctgggtgcaCAACCAAAAACGAAAGCAGGGAATCAAACACGGATGTATTTCCACACCCACGCtcactgcagcactattcacagcAGCCGAAAGGCGGGAGGAGCTCATGGGCCCATCGGCGGATGGGTAGAATGTGGTCTGTCCACGCAGCGGACTAGTCCTGTACCTTAAAGGGGAGGAGATTCCGACATGCGCTCGGACGCGGATGGACCTCGAGGATGCCGTGGTCAGTGACATAACGCCTGTCACGGGAAGACAGTGCGGGTGCCCCTGGGGACAGAAGGAGACGGTGGtccccaggggcaggggaggggtgggcacaGAGCTTCCGCTTGGGGCCGTGGGAGAGCTGTGCGGATGGGCGGCGGTCGTGGTCCCAAACAGTGGGGATGCGCCTCCTGCCACTGAACTGTGCTCCTAGAAACGCTTAAGGCGGGAAACTTCGACTACGTACGCTTTACCACAACAcacagaaaagggagaagactGTCTTGTACACATTCTCAAGTGACAGAGACACTTCTCGGAAGAAGCAAACTCAGGCCTGTCCCACCGTCTTTCCTCGacacctgcccttcccctgacccTCAGAGGAAGCTCCTGTAATTCCGTCAAAAAAGCAGCACAGGTTTGACCCGAAACTCGCCTCCTTTTGGTTCTGGCTCTACAGCTGCTGTGACGTGGACCACAGGAGGATAATGTGGGAAACAGAGATGACCAGAAAGGTTGTTGGTGTGGACGCCCATCCTCTGGGCAACATCTCCTCCGGGTGGCGATCAGCCCGGCAGGCTTGGGCCTCGGGGACTGGACACCGCCCAGGACGTCTCTGAGGCTCCCAGGAAAGGGGCCTCCCTGACGCCAAGTCCCCCCGAGGCAACTCCGGAAGCCCAGCTGGGAGCCGCAGGGAGGAGGGCGCGCCCAGGAAAGGCCCCGGAGACGACGTCGACGTGGACCGCACCGTGTGCAGCCCGGCACCCCGCTGACCTGTCTGCCTGCGCTCCACCCGACCCAATGCGGCAGCGCGTCCACGGCGGTCTCCAGTCTCTGCCCACCGGCAGCTCCACTGAAGGCCTGGCCATGCGCACAGCGGGACCCACGCAGATGGGCACTCGGAGCCGGGAGCCAGACCGAGGGAGGGTCCGCTCTGCTCCTGGCCCCTCCTGCTGCACAGCCCACCCAGCTTAGGTCAGAGGGCTCCCAGAGCACAGGGTTCTCGGGGAAGGCCACACAGGAGAGCCCGGAGACGGCTCGGAGCCATGCCCTCCCATCCCCGAGGAAGACCGGGCAGCCCGTGCGAGGGGCCTGCGGAAAGCAGACAGCAGGGCCCAGCTGCAGGTGGCCTGGTCGCTGGCCGAGAGGTCCAGATGGGGCAGAGAGCTTCGTGACTGCCCTGCCCCACATCCCCACCTCCCAAATCTGGACAGAAACTTAAAGCGTACTTTTTAGAGCCTTAGAAAACACAGACGAGAGTCCAAAGAGAAAGGCAGGATCTCCCTGCCGTAAACCTGTGCCGGAACCAACCAGACTTCAGTGCTGAGTCGGCTCGGACACGTCTCGGGTCTCCAGATCTGTTGCTGGAGAATTTCAATCCTCCTCCCCCTACTTCAGCCCCTCAGTCCATAAATACCGAGCGTCTCTTGGAAAACATGATAACCAGAGGCTTCATTCAAAATGCTgagtggcggggcgcctgggtggcgcagtcggttgagcgtccgacttcagccaggtcacgatctcgcggtccgtgagttcgagccccgcgtcaggctctgggctgatggctcggagcctggagcctgtttccgattctgtgtctccctctctctctgcccctcccccgttcatgctctgtctctctctgtcccaaaaataaataaaaaacgttgaaaaaaaaaattaaaaaaaaaaaaaatgctgagtgGCTTGTACGGCACAGGCGCGACCACTGAGAACAGAATCAGCTAGCGGGGGCAGGAGCAGCTGCCCGAGGGCACCGGGGGCGACCGGGCCTCTCACGGGCTGGGCCCCAGCCACCGCAGTGCATGCGCTCAACGCACGAAGCTCAAACACAAGGAGGAGTCATCCTGGGCAGGTCTCAGGCCCAAGGACTTACGAACACTCTCTGGATGGACCACAGGGCACTGGGAGGCCAGGAAGGGCCAGGGGCAGGTGGCCAGAGGCACCCAAGGGAGACAGGTGCTGTTCTGATTCACGATCCTTCttatttagttaatttattttgagagagacacagacaatgcaagtggggaaggggcagagacagagacagagacagagagaatgaatcccaagcaggctccgcagtgtcagcacagagccccatgcagggttcaaactcatcaAGAGCGAGGTCATGACTCATTTACCCCCTGGATAAacacccagtagtgcaattgctgggtcctagggcagttctgtttttaattttttgaggagcctccatactgttttccagagtggctgcgcccgTTTGCTTTCCCATCTGCTGCTCTCTCTAGTTTAACTTCTAAACGCTCTTTCTGGCCCTCTGAACGCTCCTTTCGAATAACACCGTGTTCCTAGTTCTTGGAGCCAGTATCTCTGTACCTCAGGTAACACTACTACTTAGTAGATTGTTGTCTTTCCTCACAGTGGGGCAGCGCTTGGATGTCCACCCGAGAGACCCTAAGAAGCTGCAGGATGTTCGGCGACTCTACTGACGCGGGGCTCCCGGCAGAGCTGCCTGGAGCCTCGGGGGGCGTGCAGGTCCTTCCTCCTGGACTTGGGACTGTCCCAGCAGAGAACTGGCTGCCGCCTTGGGGCAGCAGGGGAACAC
This window of the Neofelis nebulosa isolate mNeoNeb1 chromosome 18, mNeoNeb1.pri, whole genome shotgun sequence genome carries:
- the RAB40C gene encoding ras-related protein Rab-40C isoform X3 gives rise to the protein MLPPRSSCQYLGTVLSPRTQKHTEPSGGRRQDLQEGGIDYKTTTILLDGRRVKLELWDTSGQGRFCTIFRSYSRGAQTLEDQSSSQACTFARLYVLRKHILLPRPRSLQSIQPSRLCISCCCCFASPGGAGRFGAGWPAAGAESGVLLPVVLLSRLVVAVRTVGSAWSALPDFAADDTASGVSSLLSLSYPRLRSERPCGSRKVQNTEAPGQPLCVVTCPTAVLSRGSCHEYLPVLDHWTVARVCCCWVLRWPWEAGASRWGPLESQGGDWGPGAANILFS
- the RAB40C gene encoding ras-related protein Rab-40C isoform X1, yielding MGTQGSPVKSYDYLLKFLLVGDSDVGKGEILESLQDGAAESPYAYSNGIDYKTTTILLDGRRVKLELWDTSGQGRFCTIFRSYSRGAQTLEDQSSSQACTFARLYVLRKHILLPRPRSLQSIQPSRLCISCCCCFASPGGAGRFGAGWPAAGAESGVLLPVVLLSRLVVAVRTVGSAWSALPDFAADDTASGVSSLLSLSYPRLRSERPCGSRKVQNTEAPGQPLCVVTCPTAVLSRGSCHEYLPVLDHWTVARVCCCWVLRWPWEAGASRWGPLESQGGDWGPGAANILFS